From a single Granulicella aggregans genomic region:
- a CDS encoding FMN-dependent NADH-azoreductase — MPKLLTILASPRGEYSISRALAAEFTAAWRDKHKEGEVIERDLFQTELPFVDLPWIAGAYTPVEDHSPAVAEAISISNELIAELFAADYILIATPMYNFSTPAILKAYIDHIVRFNLTFSASYEGLLKGKTCTVIIASGGVYTAGAFMESWDRETSYLKMILGFIGISDVDFIHAGGSNDVAQGKVKQQDLVASFIPSVIAAVE; from the coding sequence ATGCCGAAGTTACTTACGATTCTTGCCAGCCCGCGCGGGGAATATTCGATATCCCGCGCTCTTGCCGCGGAATTCACAGCCGCTTGGAGGGACAAGCACAAGGAAGGTGAGGTGATCGAGCGCGACTTGTTCCAAACGGAGTTGCCATTCGTTGACCTGCCCTGGATCGCCGGTGCATATACACCGGTGGAGGATCACTCTCCAGCGGTGGCTGAAGCGATTTCCATCTCAAACGAACTGATTGCCGAGCTTTTTGCGGCCGACTACATCCTCATCGCGACGCCGATGTACAACTTTTCAACGCCTGCAATCCTGAAGGCCTATATCGATCATATCGTCCGATTCAACCTAACCTTCAGTGCAAGTTATGAAGGTCTGCTTAAGGGAAAGACGTGTACGGTAATCATCGCCAGCGGAGGGGTGTATACGGCGGGGGCCTTTATGGAATCGTGGGACCGAGAGACCTCCTATCTCAAGATGATCCTGGGTTTCATCGGCATATCGGATGTCGACTTCATTCACGCGGGCGGCTCAAACGATGTGGCTCAGGGCAAGGTGAAACAACAGGATCTTGTGGCCTCGTTCATTCCCTCGGTGATTGCAGCTGTCGAATGA